The following are encoded together in the Meriones unguiculatus strain TT.TT164.6M chromosome 16, Bangor_MerUng_6.1, whole genome shotgun sequence genome:
- the Pgc gene encoding gastricsin, which yields MKWMVVALLCLPLLEASLLRVPLKKMKTIRETMKEKGLLKDFLKTHKYDPGQKYNFNNFGSFSVLYEPMAYMDASYFGEISIGTPPQNFLVLFDTGSSNLWVPSVYCQSQACTTHPRYNPSDSSTYYTEGQTFSLQYGTGSLTGFFGYDTLTVQGIQVPNQEFGLSENEPGTNFVYAKFDGIMGLAYPGLSAGGATTALQGLLQEGALSQPLFGVYLGRQQGSEGGQIVFGGVDENLYTGGITWVPVTRELYWQISIDEFLIGDQATGWCSQGCQGIVDTGTSLLTMPSQYLSDLLQAIGAQEGEYGQYFVSCDSVSSLPTFNFVLNGVQFPLSPSFYIIQEDGYCMVGLETTPLNENGQPFWILGDVFLRSYYAIFDIGNNRVGFATAV from the exons GGTCCCCCTGAAGAAAATGAAGACTATCCGTGAGACCATGAAGGAAAAGGGTTTGCTCAAAGATTTTCTGAAGACCCACAAGTATGACCCCGGCCAGAAGTACAACTTTAACAACTTTGGTAGCTTCAGTGTCCTCTATGAGCCCATGGCTTACATGGAT GCTTCCTACTTTGGCGAGATCAGCATCGGGACTCCAccccagaacttcctggtccttttcGACACTGGCTCCTCCAACCTCTGGGTACCTTCTGTCTACTGCCAGAGCCAGGCCTGCA CCACACATCCCCGCTACAACCCCAGCGACTCCTCCACCTACTACACCGAAGGGCAGACCTTCTCTCTGCAGTACGGCACCGGGAGCCTCACTGGCTTCTTCGGCTATGACACTCTGACT GTCCAAGGCATCCAGGTCCCCAACCAGGAGTTTGGCCTGAGTGAGAACGAGCCGGGTACCAATTTCGTCTATGCAAAATTCGATGGTATCATGGGCCTGGCCTACCCCGGCCTGTCTGCAGGGGGCGCCACCACTGCCTTGCAGGGCTTGCTGCAGGAGGGCGCTCTCTCCCAGCCCCTCTTCGGCGTCTACCTTGGCAG GCAGCAGGGATCTGAGGGTGGACAGATCGTCTTTGGAGGTGTGGACGAGAACCTGTACACTGGAGGGATCACCTGGGTTCCTGTCACTCGGGAGCTGTACTGGCAGATCAGCATCGATGA GTTCCTTATTGGTGACCAGGCCACCGGCTGGTGTTCCCAAGGCTGTCAAGGCATTGTTGACACAGGCACCTCTCTGCTCACCATGCCCTCCCAGTACCTGAGCGACCTTCTGCAGGCCATTGGAGCCCAGGAAGGAGAATACGGACAG TATTTCGTGAGCTGTGACAGCGTCAGCAGCCTGCCTACCTTCAACTTTGTCCTCAACGGTGTCCAGTTCCCTCTGTCACCCTCCTTCTACATCATCCAG GAGGATGGCTACTGCATGGTGGGCCTCGAGACCACCCCTCTGAATGAGAACGGCCAGCCCTTCTGGATTCTTGGGGATGTCTTCCTCAGGTCTTACTACGCCATCTTTGACATTGGCAACAACAGGGTGGGCTTTGCCACTGCTGTCTAG